In Gemmatimonadota bacterium, a single genomic region encodes these proteins:
- a CDS encoding N-acetylmuramoyl-L-alanine amidase yields the protein MIPRRTPLLLLTVALLASPPPVRAAVGVLAVRHWSAPDHTRIVIDLAGPSRFTHRSLTGPDRFAVDIARARFRFPRDAVTVNDGLVKRLRFNALSRSGAAQVVVDLEQPSPCRVFSLAKIDSKPDRIVIDVTRAAPPAPPRAEVPAPRPPPADGPGGFLVMIDPGHGGEDPGRHNPDGLKEKTLALDLSRQLQAEINGRTGYRAKLTRTGDYFVPLANRGDIARDAAADLFVSIHFNAAQVRSARGTEVYFVSMRGATTHAVRELEAVENSADLVGGLPPGDPARADDLTRILVDVRQNDTVDRSQRLATILTDSVDQRSRVPTRAVKQAGFAVLKQLFVPAVLVEAGFLTNRHDERFFRSSRNREKYARALADGIVRYCEEVEMPRRGWAVHEVHRGDTLSEIARQYGMTVPALRSANRLSGDRILVGQKLRVRRG from the coding sequence ATGATTCCACGCCGGACACCACTTCTTCTTCTGACGGTGGCGCTTCTTGCGTCCCCACCTCCCGTGCGTGCCGCGGTGGGCGTACTGGCCGTGCGTCACTGGTCCGCGCCGGACCATACGCGCATCGTGATCGATCTGGCCGGACCCTCCCGCTTTACGCATCGTTCGCTGACCGGCCCGGATCGCTTCGCGGTGGATATTGCCCGGGCACGCTTCCGGTTTCCCCGGGACGCCGTCACTGTCAACGACGGCCTGGTGAAGCGCCTTCGGTTCAACGCGCTCTCCCGAAGCGGCGCCGCGCAGGTTGTGGTGGACCTGGAACAGCCGTCCCCCTGCCGGGTTTTTTCGCTGGCGAAGATCGACTCCAAGCCGGATCGCATTGTCATTGATGTGACGCGCGCCGCCCCACCCGCCCCGCCCCGCGCGGAAGTTCCGGCGCCGCGTCCGCCACCGGCCGACGGCCCGGGCGGGTTTCTCGTGATGATCGACCCCGGGCACGGCGGGGAAGATCCCGGGAGGCACAACCCGGACGGGCTGAAGGAAAAGACGCTGGCGCTGGATCTTTCGCGGCAGTTGCAGGCGGAGATCAACGGTCGCACCGGGTATCGCGCAAAGCTCACGCGAACCGGCGACTACTTCGTGCCGCTTGCCAATCGCGGCGACATCGCGCGGGATGCGGCGGCCGACCTCTTCGTCAGCATTCACTTCAATGCGGCCCAGGTCCGGTCCGCGCGCGGGACAGAGGTCTACTTCGTTTCGATGAGGGGCGCGACGACGCACGCCGTCCGCGAACTGGAGGCCGTGGAGAACTCCGCCGACCTCGTGGGCGGGCTGCCGCCGGGAGATCCCGCCCGGGCGGATGACCTGACGCGGATTCTCGTGGATGTGCGCCAGAACGACACCGTGGACCGCAGCCAGCGGCTGGCGACCATACTGACCGATTCCGTGGACCAGAGAAGCCGTGTTCCCACTCGCGCCGTGAAGCAGGCGGGCTTTGCCGTCTTGAAGCAGCTCTTTGTGCCAGCGGTGCTTGTGGAAGCCGGATTCCTCACCAACCGCCACGACGAACGCTTCTTCCGGTCTTCGCGGAATCGGGAGAAGTACGCACGGGCGCTGGCCGACGGGATTGTGCGGTATTGCGAGGAAGTGGAGATGCCGCGACGCGGCTGGGCGGTCCATGAAGTCCACCGGGGTGACACCCTCTCCGAAATCGCCCGGCAGTACGGTATGACCGTCCCCGCGCTCCGCTCCGCGAACCGGCTCTCCGGCGACCGCATCCTTGTGGGCCAGAAGCTCCGCGTACGCCGGGGATAG
- the ispG gene encoding flavodoxin-dependent (E)-4-hydroxy-3-methylbut-2-enyl-diphosphate synthase — protein sequence MAPATRRPTPTVRIGGVRVGSAHPIVIQSMTNTDTADAEATADQIAALVDAGSEIVRITVNTRAAARAVGEIAARLANRGVRAPLVGDFHFNGHVLLTEFPKCAAVLAKYRINPGNVGVGDRRDENFSAMIRVAVEHGKPVRIGVNGGSLDGELLAHLMDKNARAAKPEPASAVTTRAMIESAVRSASAAESLGLPHDRIVLSAKMSGVQELVAVTRGLARATDLPLHLGLTEAGPGAAASAATVSALAILLQEGIGDTLRASLTPAPGGDRAEEVRLCRHVLQALGLRRFTPRVTACPGCGRTTSTLFQELAARVEERLTERMREWSECYPGAADLRVAVMGCVVNGPGESKHAHVGISLPGTGEDPKAPVFIDGRPGPTLQGEGIADDFLRIVEEYVARKYAGEEASCRSTAPEN from the coding sequence GTGGCCCCCGCCACCCGCCGCCCGACGCCGACCGTTCGCATTGGCGGCGTGCGTGTGGGATCGGCGCACCCGATTGTCATCCAGTCGATGACGAACACGGACACCGCCGACGCGGAGGCGACCGCCGACCAGATTGCCGCGCTGGTGGACGCGGGGTCGGAGATCGTGCGCATCACGGTCAACACGCGGGCGGCGGCCCGGGCGGTCGGGGAGATTGCGGCGCGGCTCGCGAACCGGGGGGTCCGCGCGCCTTTGGTTGGAGACTTTCACTTCAACGGCCATGTGCTTCTCACCGAGTTTCCGAAGTGCGCGGCGGTGCTTGCGAAATACCGTATCAATCCGGGGAATGTCGGGGTGGGGGATCGCCGCGACGAAAACTTCTCCGCCATGATCCGTGTTGCGGTCGAACACGGGAAGCCGGTGCGGATCGGTGTGAACGGGGGTTCGCTGGACGGGGAACTTCTGGCGCACCTCATGGACAAGAACGCTCGCGCCGCAAAGCCGGAGCCCGCGTCTGCCGTCACCACCCGGGCGATGATCGAAAGCGCCGTGCGTTCCGCGAGCGCGGCGGAATCGCTGGGCCTTCCCCACGACCGGATCGTTCTCTCCGCGAAGATGTCCGGCGTGCAGGAACTGGTGGCCGTCACGCGCGGACTGGCGCGCGCGACCGACCTTCCCCTTCATCTGGGGCTTACCGAGGCGGGACCGGGCGCCGCCGCGTCGGCCGCCACGGTTTCCGCGCTGGCGATTCTCCTGCAGGAGGGAATCGGCGACACTCTCCGCGCCAGCCTGACACCCGCGCCCGGAGGGGATCGCGCAGAGGAAGTGCGCCTCTGTCGCCATGTTCTTCAGGCGCTGGGCCTGCGCCGGTTCACGCCCCGCGTCACCGCCTGCCCGGGGTGCGGCCGGACGACCAGCACGCTCTTTCAGGAACTCGCCGCCCGCGTGGAGGAGCGCCTCACGGAACGCATGCGCGAATGGAGCGAGTGCTATCCCGGCGCGGCGGATCTTCGCGTGGCGGTCATGGGGTGCGTCGTGAACGGCCCGGGAGAATCGAAGCACGCGCATGTCGGGATTTCGCTTCCCGGCACCGGCGAAGACCCGAAGGCGCCCGTGTTCATCGACGGCCGCCCCGGCCCGACGCTTCAGGGCGAAGGAATCGCGGACGACTTCCTGCGAATCGTAGAGGAGTATGTGGCGCGGAAGTACGCGGGAGAGGAGGCATCGTGTCGATCGACGGCGCCGGAGAACTGA
- the holA gene encoding DNA polymerase III subunit delta, protein MSIDGAGELKSELAGIREGNPRPTYLVFGAESYLVRTATEALTDALTTALSAETVRVDAQGKDAAHVVEPLTEMSLFASAQVTVVRNFAHLLSGSAADTLIAGIETGLAAGNAVVFSAPGGAPGDPAKVDKRGKGFKGLARIGSVLELNTQKPDVIVEWLRSRASREGKKLTRAGASLLLERVGPDMETLSEELEKAVLFRWKEDTIDAVHLESLVGKTREDAVWDITGAVMSGNSARAMELLADLLASGVYPLVLLTLLVRQGRHLLQARLLWERAGRPAFRDPAGFRSRIASTFETGEFGKGADDVTGIHPYASFKRFEAATDYRLEDLRRMVSRLRRADREAKTGTLTGPREVLEELILDLCAMEGSVA, encoded by the coding sequence GTGTCGATCGACGGCGCCGGAGAACTGAAGTCCGAACTGGCGGGAATCCGCGAAGGCAACCCCCGGCCGACCTACCTTGTCTTCGGCGCGGAGTCGTATCTTGTGCGGACCGCGACCGAAGCCCTCACCGACGCGCTCACCACCGCTCTGAGTGCGGAGACGGTGCGGGTGGATGCGCAGGGAAAGGACGCGGCCCATGTTGTGGAACCGCTCACGGAGATGTCGCTCTTCGCGTCCGCGCAGGTCACCGTGGTGCGCAACTTCGCCCACCTGCTCTCCGGGAGCGCGGCCGACACGCTGATCGCGGGGATTGAAACGGGACTGGCCGCCGGGAATGCCGTCGTCTTCAGTGCGCCGGGCGGAGCGCCCGGGGATCCCGCCAAGGTGGACAAGCGCGGCAAGGGTTTCAAGGGACTGGCGCGGATCGGGAGCGTGCTGGAACTGAACACGCAGAAGCCGGATGTCATTGTCGAGTGGCTTCGTTCGCGCGCGTCCCGCGAAGGGAAGAAACTCACCCGCGCGGGCGCTTCGCTTCTTCTGGAGCGCGTCGGGCCGGACATGGAAACGCTCTCCGAGGAACTGGAGAAGGCGGTGCTCTTCCGCTGGAAGGAAGACACCATCGACGCGGTCCACCTGGAGTCGCTGGTGGGCAAGACGCGCGAAGATGCGGTCTGGGACATCACCGGGGCCGTCATGAGCGGAAACTCCGCCCGCGCCATGGAACTGCTCGCCGACCTGCTGGCGTCCGGCGTCTACCCGTTGGTGCTTCTCACGCTGCTCGTCCGGCAGGGTCGCCATCTCCTGCAGGCGCGCCTTCTGTGGGAGCGTGCCGGCCGACCCGCGTTTCGCGACCCCGCCGGGTTCCGGTCGCGCATCGCGTCCACCTTCGAGACCGGAGAGTTCGGCAAGGGCGCGGACGATGTCACGGGGATTCACCCCTATGCGTCGTTCAAGCGGTTCGAGGCGGCGACCGATTATCGTCTGGAGGACCTGCGCCGCATGGTCTCCCGTCTGCGCCGGGCGGACCGGGAGGCGAAAACAGGCACGCTGACCGGCCCCCGGGAAGTTCTGGAGGAACTCATACTGGATCTCTGCGCCATGGAAGGGTCGGTCGCGTGA
- a CDS encoding YbbR-like domain-containing protein — MRWKRLTHRLGPKLLSLVMALALWLGVTNQIEFEKDIVFPIRYADLSEKITPLDQLPEEVRTRVRAKGRFLAYRLRGAFCRVDLAAAQVGHNSVVVTGGNMILPDDVAVTRVEILEPRSIAMEFDETVIRDIPIHASVTGVPEEGHVRVGKTFVNPTVARVRGPRRLVDPVALLTTEEVSLEGARNTLRRRVALKGPEGSTVEVTPESAEVGITIEPIVRQEVASVAAHFAGELPPGMVLSCEPPEVALVLTGARSLVEVTAESLSRVLLRAGAWREGAGQFVFATEREGEALALVPENTTRPSADPDSPAGSVVTGPVQVILPLPPGVSVAEVRPSTLTLSVGRAAPDTVSAEDAAP, encoded by the coding sequence TTGCGCTGGAAGCGGCTGACTCATCGACTGGGACCGAAGCTCCTCTCTCTCGTGATGGCACTGGCGCTCTGGCTGGGTGTGACGAATCAGATCGAGTTCGAGAAGGACATCGTCTTCCCCATCCGATATGCGGATCTTTCGGAGAAGATCACACCGCTGGACCAACTGCCGGAAGAAGTGCGCACGCGCGTTCGCGCCAAGGGGCGGTTTCTGGCGTACCGATTGCGCGGCGCGTTCTGTCGGGTGGATCTGGCGGCGGCGCAGGTGGGGCACAACTCCGTGGTCGTGACCGGCGGGAACATGATCCTCCCCGACGATGTCGCCGTGACGCGCGTGGAGATCCTCGAACCGCGAAGCATCGCCATGGAGTTCGACGAAACGGTCATCCGCGACATTCCCATTCACGCTTCCGTCACCGGTGTTCCCGAAGAGGGACATGTGCGGGTCGGCAAGACCTTCGTCAATCCCACGGTCGCGCGCGTGCGTGGGCCGCGCCGTCTGGTGGATCCCGTCGCGCTGCTCACCACCGAAGAGGTTTCGCTGGAAGGGGCCCGCAACACGCTTCGGCGGCGCGTCGCGCTGAAGGGGCCGGAAGGGTCGACCGTGGAAGTGACGCCTGAATCCGCGGAAGTCGGGATCACCATTGAACCGATCGTGCGGCAGGAGGTCGCTTCCGTCGCGGCACACTTTGCGGGAGAGTTGCCGCCGGGGATGGTCCTGTCCTGTGAACCGCCCGAAGTCGCTCTGGTGCTCACGGGAGCGCGGAGTCTCGTGGAAGTGACGGCGGAGAGCCTCTCCCGCGTCCTGCTCCGCGCCGGAGCATGGCGGGAAGGGGCGGGCCAGTTTGTCTTCGCGACCGAACGCGAAGGCGAAGCGCTGGCGCTGGTGCCGGAGAACACCACGCGCCCGTCCGCCGACCCGGATTCGCCAGCAGGGTCCGTCGTGACCGGTCCGGTTCAGGTGATCCTGCCGCTGCCTCCCGGCGTGAGCGTGGCGGAGGTCCGGCCTTCCACCCTCACGCTGTCCGTGGGCCGCGCCGCGCCGGACACGGTGTCGGCGGAGGACGCGGCACCGTGA
- the tsaD gene encoding tRNA (adenosine(37)-N6)-threonylcarbamoyltransferase complex transferase subunit TsaD — protein sequence MILGIETSCDETAAALLDAQGCVVSSVVASQRVHELYRGVVPEIASREHTKHLVPVIRQALSDAGAEISDLTGVAVTAGPGLVGSLLVGLQAAKAFASARGIPFVGVNHLEGHALSPFLEDPSLPAPAVVLVASGGHTILVRVHPDEPLRVLGRTRDDAAGEAFDKVSVMLGLGYPGGGPLEKLASSGDPRAFDFPQARLERGSLDFSFSGVKTAVRMALDAEPALKNQPQSRDVAASFQAAVVSVLVEKTMEAARREEVPSVAVAGGVAANAALRGALEAACASRRLRFVAPRMEWCGDNAAMIAFAGKRRLDRGERDETTLDADPNLPLAFVPNRAPRRPKRRAS from the coding sequence GTGATTCTCGGGATCGAGACATCCTGCGACGAAACGGCGGCCGCCCTTCTGGACGCGCAGGGTTGTGTGGTGTCCAGCGTGGTCGCCTCCCAGCGCGTTCACGAACTCTACCGTGGTGTCGTCCCGGAGATTGCCTCCCGCGAACACACGAAACACCTCGTGCCGGTGATACGACAGGCGCTCTCCGACGCGGGCGCGGAGATCTCCGACCTGACGGGTGTCGCCGTGACCGCCGGGCCTGGACTGGTCGGTTCGCTTCTCGTGGGGCTTCAGGCCGCCAAGGCGTTTGCCTCCGCGCGCGGGATTCCGTTCGTCGGGGTGAACCATCTGGAGGGGCATGCGCTCTCTCCGTTCCTGGAAGATCCGTCTCTGCCCGCGCCCGCGGTGGTACTGGTGGCGTCGGGGGGGCATACGATTCTGGTGCGCGTGCACCCGGATGAACCGTTGCGCGTTTTGGGGCGTACGCGGGATGACGCGGCAGGCGAGGCCTTCGACAAGGTGTCGGTGATGCTCGGCCTCGGGTATCCGGGCGGAGGGCCGCTGGAGAAACTCGCGTCGAGCGGAGACCCGCGCGCCTTCGACTTCCCGCAGGCGCGTCTGGAGCGCGGCAGCCTCGACTTCAGCTTCTCCGGAGTGAAGACGGCGGTCCGGATGGCGCTGGACGCGGAACCCGCGCTCAAGAATCAGCCGCAGTCGCGGGATGTGGCCGCGTCGTTTCAGGCGGCGGTCGTCTCCGTGCTGGTGGAGAAGACGATGGAGGCCGCGCGTCGCGAAGAAGTGCCGTCGGTCGCCGTGGCCGGGGGGGTGGCGGCGAATGCCGCGCTTCGGGGTGCGCTGGAGGCGGCCTGCGCGTCTCGCCGGTTGCGGTTTGTGGCCCCCCGGATGGAATGGTGTGGCGACAACGCCGCGATGATCGCCTTCGCCGGAAAACGGCGTCTGGACCGTGGAGAACGCGACGAGACCACCCTGGACGCAGACCCCAATCTGCCGCTGGCGTTTGTTCCCAATCGCGCTCCCCGCCGCCCGAAGCGCCGCGCCTCCTGA
- a CDS encoding response regulator, protein MDTARILVVEDEPPIREILKFQLEGAGYQVRCARDGAAGLQMAREDPPDLMLLDVMMPEMDGFEVCRHLRDGHDTRQIPIIILTARGELSEKLQGLKNGANDYMTKPFAMPELLVRVKNVLQWSESQREANPLTGLPGNVSIERELTERLGSKKPFAFLYTDIDNFKAYNDYYGYARGDEAIRATAAILTEAVLQHGEQGDFVGHIGGDDFVIMTVPERADEIARTVVAKFDEARKDLMDAEDLERGFLRIRRRSGEIMKVQSLGITLAVVTNDKGEVGHIGRLADIASELKRYGKTMTGSIVVRERRGDS, encoded by the coding sequence TTGGACACAGCCCGAATCCTCGTGGTGGAGGACGAACCGCCCATCCGTGAGATCCTCAAGTTCCAACTGGAGGGCGCGGGGTATCAGGTGAGGTGCGCCCGGGACGGCGCGGCGGGGCTCCAGATGGCGCGGGAAGACCCCCCCGACCTGATGCTTCTCGATGTGATGATGCCGGAGATGGATGGCTTCGAAGTGTGCCGACACCTGCGGGACGGGCACGACACGCGTCAGATTCCCATCATCATTCTGACCGCGCGCGGGGAACTCAGCGAGAAGCTCCAGGGGTTGAAGAACGGCGCGAACGACTACATGACAAAACCGTTCGCCATGCCGGAACTTCTGGTGCGCGTAAAGAATGTCCTCCAGTGGAGTGAGTCGCAGCGAGAGGCGAATCCGCTGACCGGGCTTCCGGGGAATGTGTCCATCGAGCGGGAGTTGACGGAGCGACTCGGGTCGAAGAAGCCGTTCGCGTTTCTGTATACCGACATCGACAACTTCAAAGCCTACAACGACTACTACGGGTATGCGCGTGGCGACGAAGCCATTCGCGCCACAGCGGCCATTCTCACCGAGGCCGTATTGCAGCACGGCGAGCAGGGCGACTTCGTGGGGCACATCGGCGGAGATGACTTTGTCATCATGACGGTGCCCGAGCGTGCGGATGAGATTGCACGGACGGTGGTCGCGAAGTTCGACGAAGCGCGGAAAGACCTCATGGACGCGGAAGACCTGGAACGCGGGTTCCTGCGAATCCGGCGGCGATCCGGCGAGATCATGAAGGTCCAGTCGCTCGGAATCACGCTCGCTGTCGTCACCAACGACAAGGGCGAAGTCGGGCACATCGGCCGCTTGGCCGACATTGCGTCAGAACTCAAGAGATACGGAAAAACCATGACCGGGAGCATTGTCGTCCGGGAACGAAGAGGGGACTCATGA
- a CDS encoding ATP-binding protein, producing the protein MTQASNADGSWLLSGPERLWKHFLEVQEGNLQLAESSGRVVELMRQTLASVPGVGPGAIFLARGDKEFTCVGSGIESVKRSGSDTLAEQEKLARRAVHEARTVECAGLYAVPLGPAGHAVGAVVTEGDPEAIERFLVHAGRALVREVRREGEQSLRDGATGFTDELERSLEILEALVRGGDAADATRGVVNGVARLPWVAGVSAWVLRPEDGAYREVAGVGTRNGCGRGGPPELPGSARRGEGFPKWLGGLPRWSGYGWVAHGSRTGACPVARDMLVASLGNEARPLPDGAILILLSGAPDAQGAVESLRRWTTLASLSLESGTAQSLRHRDLEKLRAENEHLNEIYRMKSRFIAAVSHELRTPLTSISAYAETLRDTAAWDDPTTRTRFLDVIRGESDRLSRIVDDILDLATMESGRMRMACRRIALGDVVACSADVIRPIADEAGVRLVLPESIEAMVHADADLLKQVVVNLLENAVKFSAEGGEVRLCVDESGASVRISVEDSGAGIPADQLDLVFEQFYQVDGSNTRQAGGTGLGLAICRRIVTWHDGRIWAESEEGGGARFVVSLPSRRATACGPVAGIVEMEPEETHRIPELIVEMISEVMGVDIVSLMLTDPSSEELHIHAAVGLPVEVVRDVRVGIGERICGVVARTGETLLIPDLAVDGRFESAHPTRYRTKSVLSTPVKIGGRVVGVLNVCDKRTGDTFTEHDRRLVELLSERVALILGKIREHARSPESLRNMENSLRCVIDVRRHYHPSGSDFDRTLLAVCGELDVPPREASLIHYAGMMRDIGMAKIPDGIYRRSTPLGSGGREIVERHPEEGAKALRPIEFLQDVFDIVISHHEGEGGGYPRGLPLGRIPRGGKILAVVDAYHALRSDRPHRKAEDREWALNTLREGVGTKYDGVVVEALARVLDANGSEGTNQSHGSGS; encoded by the coding sequence ATGACACAGGCATCGAACGCGGACGGGTCGTGGCTGCTCTCCGGACCGGAGAGGTTGTGGAAGCACTTTCTGGAGGTTCAGGAGGGGAATCTGCAACTTGCGGAGTCTTCGGGGCGCGTGGTGGAACTGATGCGGCAGACGCTGGCCTCGGTTCCGGGGGTGGGTCCGGGCGCGATCTTCCTGGCCCGGGGCGACAAGGAGTTCACTTGCGTGGGGAGCGGGATCGAGTCGGTGAAGCGGTCGGGGTCGGACACTCTTGCAGAGCAGGAGAAACTGGCGCGCCGGGCGGTTCACGAGGCACGAACCGTGGAGTGCGCGGGGCTTTATGCGGTGCCTCTGGGGCCGGCGGGGCACGCGGTCGGCGCGGTGGTGACTGAAGGAGACCCGGAGGCGATCGAACGGTTCCTGGTGCATGCCGGGCGTGCACTGGTCCGCGAGGTTCGCCGCGAGGGTGAGCAAAGCCTCCGGGATGGCGCCACCGGGTTCACCGACGAACTGGAGCGGTCGCTGGAGATACTGGAGGCACTCGTGCGCGGCGGAGACGCGGCGGACGCGACGCGTGGAGTCGTGAACGGCGTGGCGCGCCTTCCGTGGGTGGCGGGCGTGTCGGCGTGGGTGCTTCGCCCCGAAGACGGGGCGTATCGCGAAGTGGCGGGCGTGGGCACACGAAACGGATGCGGACGCGGCGGCCCGCCCGAACTTCCGGGAAGTGCCCGGCGCGGGGAGGGTTTTCCGAAGTGGCTCGGCGGGCTTCCCCGGTGGTCCGGATACGGATGGGTGGCGCATGGATCGCGCACCGGGGCGTGTCCGGTCGCCAGAGACATGCTCGTGGCGAGCCTCGGCAACGAGGCCCGGCCGCTTCCCGACGGGGCCATTCTCATCCTGCTATCCGGGGCGCCTGACGCGCAGGGCGCGGTGGAGTCGCTCCGCCGGTGGACCACGCTGGCATCTCTCTCGCTGGAGTCGGGAACCGCGCAGAGCCTACGCCATCGCGACCTGGAGAAACTCCGTGCCGAAAACGAACACTTGAACGAGATCTATCGCATGAAGTCACGCTTCATTGCCGCGGTCTCTCACGAGCTCCGCACGCCGCTGACTTCTATCTCCGCGTATGCGGAAACGCTTCGCGATACGGCAGCCTGGGACGACCCGACCACGCGCACCCGCTTCCTGGATGTCATTCGCGGGGAGAGCGATCGCCTTTCGCGCATTGTCGACGACATTCTGGATCTCGCGACGATGGAATCGGGCCGCATGCGCATGGCGTGCCGTCGGATTGCGCTGGGCGATGTGGTGGCGTGTTCCGCCGATGTGATCCGGCCGATTGCGGACGAAGCCGGAGTGCGCCTCGTGCTCCCCGAGTCGATCGAGGCAATGGTCCACGCGGACGCGGACCTCTTGAAGCAGGTGGTGGTGAACCTGCTGGAGAATGCGGTGAAGTTCTCGGCGGAGGGTGGCGAGGTTCGCCTCTGCGTGGACGAGTCCGGCGCTTCGGTGAGGATTTCCGTGGAAGACAGCGGTGCCGGGATTCCAGCCGACCAACTGGACCTGGTGTTCGAACAGTTCTATCAGGTGGACGGGTCCAACACCCGGCAGGCCGGGGGCACCGGGCTGGGTCTGGCCATCTGCCGGAGAATCGTCACCTGGCACGACGGGCGGATTTGGGCCGAAAGTGAAGAGGGGGGCGGAGCGCGTTTCGTCGTGTCGCTCCCGTCGAGACGGGCGACGGCGTGCGGACCCGTCGCTGGAATCGTGGAGATGGAACCGGAAGAGACGCACCGCATCCCGGAACTCATTGTTGAGATGATCTCTGAAGTGATGGGCGTGGACATCGTGTCGCTGATGCTCACCGACCCGTCTTCGGAGGAACTGCACATTCACGCGGCAGTGGGGCTCCCCGTCGAGGTCGTGCGTGATGTACGCGTGGGAATCGGCGAACGGATCTGCGGCGTCGTGGCGCGGACCGGCGAGACACTTCTCATTCCGGATCTGGCGGTGGACGGGCGCTTCGAGTCCGCGCATCCGACACGCTACCGCACAAAGTCGGTGCTCTCCACGCCGGTGAAGATCGGCGGTCGGGTCGTCGGCGTACTCAATGTGTGCGACAAGCGCACCGGCGACACCTTCACCGAGCACGACCGGCGACTCGTGGAACTTCTGTCCGAACGCGTGGCACTCATTCTCGGGAAGATCCGCGAGCACGCACGGTCTCCGGAGTCGCTGCGCAACATGGAGAACTCGCTTCGATGCGTGATCGATGTGCGTCGGCACTACCACCCCAGCGGCAGCGACTTCGACCGGACGCTTCTTGCCGTCTGTGGTGAACTGGATGTCCCGCCCCGGGAGGCATCGCTGATTCACTACGCGGGGATGATGCGCGACATCGGCATGGCGAAGATTCCCGACGGCATCTACCGGCGCTCCACACCACTGGGGTCCGGCGGCCGGGAGATTGTCGAGCGTCACCCCGAAGAAGGCGCGAAAGCCCTTCGCCCGATTGAGTTCCTGCAGGATGTGTTCGACATCGTCATCTCCCACCACGAAGGAGAGGGCGGCGGGTACCCGCGCGGGTTGCCTCTCGGGCGCATTCCGAGGGGCGGGAAGATCCTCGCCGTGGTCGACGCATACCACGCGCTTCGTTCGGACCGGCCGCACCGCAAAGCGGAGGATCGGGAATGGGCGCTGAACACACTGCGCGAGGGCGTGGGAACGAAATACGATGGCGTCGTCGTGGAGGCTCTAGCGCGCGTGCTGGACGCGAACGGAAGCGAAGGAACCAACCAATCTCACGGGAGCGGGTCATGA
- a CDS encoding response regulator, with protein MNEKRKILVVDDENYILHILDFSLGAEGYEVITAEDGEEAILRAKEDRPDLVVLDVMMPKMDGFEACRQIKRDPDLSATPVILLSARGRDTDQKQGLEAGADDYITKPFSPGRLVDRIHGLLSA; from the coding sequence ATGAACGAGAAACGGAAAATACTCGTCGTCGATGACGAGAACTACATTCTGCACATTCTGGACTTCAGTCTCGGTGCGGAGGGGTACGAGGTCATCACCGCCGAAGACGGCGAAGAGGCCATCCTCCGCGCGAAGGAAGATCGGCCGGATCTTGTCGTGCTGGATGTGATGATGCCGAAGATGGACGGGTTTGAGGCGTGCCGCCAGATCAAGCGCGATCCGGATCTCTCGGCGACGCCGGTGATTCTCCTGTCCGCGCGCGGCCGCGACACCGACCAGAAGCAGGGACTCGAAGCGGGCGCGGACGACTACATCACGAAGCCGTTCAGTCCCGGGCGCCTGGTAGACCGCATCCACGGACTGCTGAGCGCATAG
- a CDS encoding cytochrome c3 family protein produces the protein MTGRRNLRIVGALLGSFAFVFAAVAETGTPFSHDLHAVDNEIDCSSCHMDADAGRLLPVSRDGCADCHEGEHLPDLPIFSGGAPSSHRGDFLFTHRLDAVGPDAADCAGCHVDEESCTECHLGENVETLSHPRNFLFTHADEARGGFTDCGACHDERSFCLDCHAGSGVRPPDHRSLDWVNPGLPDGGLHSDEGRADIAYCATCHTDAEPTCTLCH, from the coding sequence ATGACCGGACGACGCAATCTCCGCATCGTCGGAGCTCTGCTCGGTTCCTTCGCGTTTGTTTTCGCGGCCGTTGCGGAAACGGGAACCCCCTTCTCCCACGATCTCCACGCCGTGGACAACGAAATCGATTGCTCTTCGTGCCACATGGATGCGGACGCCGGGAGGCTTCTCCCTGTTTCGCGGGACGGGTGCGCGGACTGCCACGAAGGAGAACACCTTCCTGATCTGCCAATCTTCTCGGGGGGTGCGCCATCCAGCCATCGCGGGGATTTCCTCTTCACCCACCGCCTGGACGCCGTGGGGCCGGATGCGGCGGACTGCGCGGGGTGTCATGTCGATGAGGAGTCGTGTACGGAATGCCACCTCGGGGAGAATGTCGAGACGCTCTCCCACCCGAGGAACTTCCTCTTCACGCACGCGGATGAAGCGCGGGGCGGGTTCACGGACTGCGGTGCCTGTCATGACGAACGGAGCTTCTGCCTGGACTGCCATGCGGGAAGTGGTGTTCGACCGCCGGACCACCGGTCGCTGGACTGGGTGAACCCGGGCCTGCCGGACGGCGGGCTGCATTCAGACGAAGGCCGGGCCGACATTGCCTACTGCGCCACCTGCCACACGGACGCGGAACCAACCTGCACCCTGTGCCACTGA